From Cannabis sativa cultivar Pink pepper isolate KNU-18-1 chromosome 8, ASM2916894v1, whole genome shotgun sequence, a single genomic window includes:
- the LOC115699039 gene encoding putative disease resistance protein RGA1 — protein sequence MAAGNLSLVVKRVLHLLGPHQQQGLLGGVAKTVSKLAPLLLDAEKKSQRDLCIRYWLTDLEDVLYDVDNLLTEIEIEKKKKKKKKSFPSQVRTSTYSQEIKQVMKRLDGIAIGRKDFDLKKISSEAEAAEEEEEEVHRLRRGESSPTSYLNQEESLVLFEKIAFESKSGGGSMALLQQQQQIIIRRSIGNKIVQRCGGGDSLAIKAIGSMLRSKITVEQLQDFDTEELSKMEEEDCNLHNLFPFTASYSSNEEAGEVLRLLKLCYDDLPSPLKHCFAYCSLFPKRHVIGVQRLIKLWMAQGFIVIEESEEKSMEDVGYQYVVDLIDRYFLEVVERDSKGSKQVTKCKLHNLMYDLAILVTGDQCRLLDSAADTAQCQKNSKTFHACFNFDPSSTEDVTMFDAKKMRTIFLSGQSRRIYRGIGVGKIFEKITYKFRFLLALDMQASGLEIVPNSIGKLKLLKYLDLSENEELTMLPNSITELIDLQTLILSKCFKLEKLPKDFTNLVNLRHFEIDGCNNLANLSPQIKNLSHLKELSQLVLSVESSSSSSRQQHGIKEKKMLPESSELIQQFKIKNLRLKNLRHEETAIQYLRAVPSEIQSLSLEWRVDKWNKSVYGELPLHNNLLSYLEELSINGFKGVIVRCPSSQFSSKLVKLSLSRCSNCKNLQAIHQIHGLKVLVLEYLDNLEYILVGHELFFSSTNNPNLFSSLERLWLTDLPKLQGWCEYNYINVLPSLTKLVIENCPKLSSMPRFPDLKEGLVMDRTSWKLLDMTMNRCTSSSSSSSTTTTAATTSLNPFSNLESICIVDIEDFKDDIPWSTLNKLRFLRFDCIKELDTLPSKLQDVLSLQELQVWRCPIKEIPSWITKFKKLEKLVFGVCPLLKELPENFSRVQIQTLEIKDCNMLLRRLEVGKGADWSKIKFIPEKKLGPISGR from the coding sequence ATGGCAGCAGGAAATCTTTCCCTCGTTGTGAAACGCGTCCTGCATTTGTTGGGTCCTCATCAACAACAAGGCCTTCTTGGGGGAGTTGCAAAGACCGTTTCAAAGCTTGCTCCTCTGCTTCTAGATGCAGAGAAAAAGAGTCAGCGTGACCTCTGTATCAGATACTGGCTCACGGATCTTGAAGATGTTCTCTATGATGTCGATAACCTTCTTACTGAGATTGAaattgagaagaagaagaagaagaagaagaagagtttCCCATCGCAGGTACGAACTAGTACTTATTCTCAGGAAATAAAACAAGTTATGAAGAGACTAGATGGTATTGCAATTGGGAGAAAAGATTTTGATTTGAAAAAGATTAGTAGTGAAGCAGAAGcagcagaagaagaagaagaagaagtacaCAGGTTAAGAAGAGGCGAATCTTCTCCGACTAGCTATTTAAACCAAGAGGAGTCGTtggttttatttgaaaaaattgctTTTGAATCGAAGAGCGGAGGTGGGTCTATGGCTTTGCTACAGCAGCAGCAACAGATTATTATACGCAGGAGCATTGGGAATAAGATTGTGCAGAGGTGTGGTGGTGGAGATAGTCTTGCTATAAAAGCAATAGGAAGCATGTTACGATCTAAAATAACTGTTGAACAGTTGCAAGATTTCGATACAGAAGAACTTTCGAAAATGGAGGAGGAGGACTGCAACTTGCATAATCTTTTTCCTTTTACAGCAAGTTACTCATCAAATGAAGAAGCTGGTGAGGTTTTGCGATTACTGAAGCTGTGTTATGATGATCTTCCTTCTCCTTTAAAGCATTGTTTCGCTTATTGTAGCTTATTTCCGAAACGTCACGTGATTGGTGTTCAGAGGCTGATCAAACTGTGGATGGCGCAAGGCTTTATTGTTATTGAAGAATCAGAGGAGAAATCTATGGAGGATGTTGGATATCAGTATGTTGTGGATTTAATTGATAGATACTTCTTGGAAGTGGTGGAAAGAGACTCAAAGGGATCAAAGCAGGTGACGAAATGCAAACTCCATAATTTGATGTATGATCTTGCAATACTTGTAACTGGTGACCAGTGCAGATTGTTAGATTCAGCAGCAGATACTGCTCAGTGTCAGAAAAATAGTAAAACTTTCCATGCGTGTTTCAATTTTGATCCATCTTCAACAGAAGATGTTACCATGTTTGATGCGAAAAAGATGAGGACGATTTTTTTGTCGGGTCAATCAAGGCGAATATACAGAGGAATTGGTGTTGGAAAAATCTTTGAAAAAATAACTTACAAGTTCAGATTTTTATTGGCACTAGATATGCAAGCTTCGGGACTTGAAATAGTGCCAAATTCTATTGGAAAGTTGAAACTTTTGAAGTATCTTGATCTTTCGGAGAATGAAGAACTCACAATGTTGCCTAATTCCATTACAGAACTTATCGATTTGCAAACATTGATACTTTCTAAATGTTTTAAGCTGGAAAAGCTGCCGAAAGACTTTACTAATCTGGTCAATCTGCGACACTTTGAGATCGATGGATGCAACAATTTGGCTAATCTTTCGCCACAAATCAAAAACCTCAGTCATCTTAAGGAGTTATCACAACTTGTATTAAGTGTAGAATCATCCTCCTCCTCCTCTCGGCAGCAACATGGCATAAAGGAAAAGAAGATGTTGCCAGAATCAAGCGAGCTCATACAAcagttcaaaataaaaaatttgagacTTAAAAACTTGAGACATGAAGAAACAGCAATCCAGTATTTGAGGGCTGTACCATCTGAAATTCAATCCTTGTCATTAGAATGGAGAGTCGATAAATGGAACAAGTCTGTATACGGGGAGCTACCTCTTCACAATAATCTACTTTCTTATCTTGAAGAAttgtctattaatggattcaaggGTGTTATAGTGCGTTGTCCTAGCTCCCAATTTTCAAGTAAGCTAGTGAAACTTTCATTAAGCAGATGCTCAAATTGCAAAAATCTACAAGCTATTCATCAGATTCATGGTCTGAAGGTGTTAGTCCTAGAATATCTTGACAATCTAGAATACATTTTGGTTGGTCATGAATTATTCTTTTCATCGACAAACAATCCAAATCTATTTTCGAGCCTAGAAAGACTCTGGCTCACAGATCTGCCTAAGCTACAGGGATGGTGTGAATACAATTACATCAATGTGTTGCCTTCATTAACTAAACTTGTTATTGAAAATTGTCCGAAGCTGTCTTCTATGCCACGCTTTCCAGATCTAAAAGAAGGTCTAGTTATGGACAGGACTAGCTGGAAGCTGCTCGATATGACAATGAACCGTTgtacatcatcatcatcatcatcatcaacaacaacaacagcagcaacaacatccctTAATCCTTTTTCCAATTTGGAAAGTATATGTATTGTAGACATTGAAGACTTCAAAGATGATATTCCATGGTCGACTTTGAATAAACTACGGTTCTTGAGATTTGACTGCATTAAGGAACTGGATACTCTTCCATCTAAGCTCCAAGATGTTTTGAGCTTACAAGAACTACAGGTTTGGCGGTGTCCTATCAAAGAAATTCCAAGTTGGATCACAAAGTTCAAAAAGCTTGAGAAACTTGTGTTTGGTGTATGCCCCCTTTTGAAAGAACTACCTGAAAATTTCAGTAGAGTTCAAATTCAGACACTTGAGATTAAGGACTGTAACATGTTATTGAGGAGATTGGAAGTGGGCAAAGGTGCAGATTGGAGTAAGATTAAATTTATCCCTGAAAAAAAGTTGGGTCCAATTTCAGGGAGATGA
- the LOC115700322 gene encoding UPF0481 protein At3g47200-like, which translates to MAEKNLSWFFGLFGRHARNEMVWRDKVTSTVEIILLAKSGKFEATSVARDHSGRFLEAFIVCQIGRVDAAKAEVVGVKETLILVLDECFLIEFFRRGNNVELRKSDDPILGVNCMMASLYDDLVLLENQIPWLVLDCLFQKIVTTPEVVSKDELPLTTLVTNFFSGWWFSSEVDNNYEEIHKCENKHILDLLRNILVLPSTKAKQKPGQRLYWKMMTATSLQEAGIKLKKAKSGITTTKISSILDIKFKDGILEIPQLSLHGVTETLFGNLICLEQCLFSGNEVITSYMVFLNYLIDSAKDVEILVNNDIMEKYMEMNDAIIFFNRITTDTISEDYYIDIIDDINKYCGHRWPRYRRVLNRDYFKHPWALISVLVALTLLILAFLQTLFTIIK; encoded by the exons ATGGCTGAGAAGAACTTGTCATGGTTCTTTGGGCTATTTGGCCGGCATGCACGTAATGAGATGGTTTGGCGGGACAAGGTTACCTCGACTGTTGAGATTATTCTATTGGCAAAGAGTG GTAAGTTTGAGGCAACTAGTGTTGCTCGTGATCACTCCGGCAGGTTTCTTGAAGCTTTTATAGTCTGTCAAATTGGTCGAGTGGATGCAGCTAAGGCTGAAGTGGTAGGGGTTAAAGAGACTTTGA TTTTGGTACTTGATGAATGCTTTCTCATTGAGTTTTTCCGCAGGGGCAACAATGTGGAGCTTCGAAAATCAGATGATCCCATCTTGGGGGTGAATTGCATGATGGCATCTCTCTACGATGACTTAGTTTTGTTGGAAAACCAAATACCTTGGTTGGTGCTTGATTGTTTGTTTCAAAAGATTGTGACTACTCCAGAAGTAGTATCAAAGGATGAGCTCCCTTTGACAACACTTGTCACAAATTTCTTCAGTGGTTGGTGGTTCTCTTCCGAAGTAGATAATAATTATGAAGAAATTCACAAATGTGAAAACAAGCACATTCTTGATCTATTGAGAAACATATTGGTGTTACCTTCAACTAAAGCAAAACAAAAACCAGGACAAAGATTGTATTGGAAAATGATGACAGCTACAAGCCTACAAGAGGCGGGAATTAAGTTGAAGAAGGCAAAAAGTGGTATTACTACTACTAAGATCTCTAGTATTTTGGATATTAAATTCAAGGATGGTATCTTGGAAATTCCCCAACTAAGTCTTCATGGTGTCACTGAGACTTTGTTTGGGAATCTAATATGCTTAGAACAATGTCTCTTTTCTGGCAATGAAGTGATCACTTCATACATGGTATTTCTGAACTATCTCATTGATAGTGCCAAAGACGTGGAAATATTAGTAAACAAcgatattatggaaaaatatATGGAGATGAACGATGCAATCATATTTTTCAATCGAATCACCACTGATACCATAAGTGAAGattattatattgatattattgatgacataaataaatattgcgGACATAGATGGCCAAGATATCGAAGAGTGCTTAATCGTGACTACTTCAAACATCCCTGGGCACTTATTTCAGTCTTAGTTGCACTTACCCTTCTCATTCTTGCTTTCCTACAGACTCTATTTACTATCATAAAATag
- the LOC115700323 gene encoding UPF0481 protein At3g47200-like: MLGPFHYNQLHLKPTQKIKLRYLHELISPIMSMDEFIKVMVIDGCFIIELFCKDNNDELIGENDPIFGVNCMMSMLTHDLILLENQIPWLVLESLFKKIITPDHVNLPLITLVTNFFNSLFCRGVEICQEVHKYENLHILDLLRNSLGLPSSIAKQETNTLSNDEWQVLPSATILVEAGIKFKKAEISNNILDIKFKNGVMEIPSLFIQDDTESLFRNLICFEQCLPFCEEVINSYLTFLDYLINSRKDVEIFSKEKIIENWIDNEETAVFLNRIVNDTSVDRFYYFDLVNEVNKYCQRRWPRYRRVLIHDYFRHPWAFISVSAAAILLILTIVQTIFTIIK; encoded by the coding sequence ATGCTTGGCCCATTTCACTACAACCAACTACATTTGAAACCCACTCAGAAAATCAAACTGAGGTATTTGCATGAACTCATTTCTCCAATAATGAGtatggatgaatttataaaagtTATGGTAATCGATGGTTGCTTCATCATTGAATTGTTTTGCAAAGACAACAATGATGAGCTTATAGGAGAAAATGACCCCATTTTTGGTGTGAATTGCATGATGTCAATGCTAACTCATGATTTGATTTTGTTGGAAAACCAAATACCTTGGCTTGTTCTTGAATCTCTGTTCAAAAAGATCATAACTCCAGACCATGTAAACCTCCCTTTGATTACACTAGTCACAAATTTCTTCAACAGCCTTTTTTGTAGAGGGGTAGAAATTTGTCAAGAGGTTCACAAATATGAAAACTTGCACATTCTTGATCTATTAAGGAACTCGTTGGGTTTGCCATCTAGTATAGCAAAACAAGAAACAAATACTTTATCGAACGATGAGTGGCAAGTTTTACCATCAGCTACAATTTTGGTTGAGGCAGGAATAAAGTTCAAGAAGGCTGAAATTAGTAATAATATTTTggatattaaattcaagaatggTGTAATGGAGATTCCTTCTCTATTCATTCAAGATGACACAGAGTCTCTATTTCGGAATCTAATATGCTTCGAGCAGTGTCTTCCCTTTTGTGAAGAAGTAATCAATTCTTACCTTACATTTTTGGATTATCTTATTAATTCCAGGAAAGATGTTGaaatattctcaaaggaaaaaattattgaaaactGGATAGATAATGAGGAGACAGCTGTATTTCTTAACCGAATCGTTAATGATACTAGTGTAGATCGTTTCTATTATTTTGATCTTGTGAATGAGGTGAATAAGTATTGTCAACGTCGATGGCCAAGATATCGAAGAGTGCTGATACATGACTATTTCAGACATCCATGGGCATTTATTTCAGTTTCTGCAGCAGCTATACTACTCATTCTTACTATCGTACAAACTATATTTACTATCATTAAATAG
- the LOC115700818 gene encoding LOW QUALITY PROTEIN: UPF0481 protein At3g47200 (The sequence of the model RefSeq protein was modified relative to this genomic sequence to represent the inferred CDS: deleted 1 base in 1 codon; substituted 1 base at 1 genomic stop codon) → MATPKAEGTEVVKIDIDALASEMDKMVLDNFPMLPKHTTPCIFRAPSIMSTHNPEAYTPKGFSIGPFHYNEPHLQTTQKIKMRYMDELISSCFPDTDRKSKLKDLIAAISEVKDEAWQCYEGSFDMIISMDEFVKLLVLDGCFLIEFFRKHMNMELQKSNDPIFEANNYMMSFLNNDLILLENQIPWLVLDCLFQKIMSPEEIVELPLITLVTDFFSDWWFSTQVENNFEEVHKCENKHILDLLRNSLILPSTIAKQKPTPIVNWKMMTATSLQEAGIKLKKAKNGTTTSILDIKFKNGILEIPQLSLHGVTETLFENLICLEQCLLQXVITSYMIFLNHLIDSAEDMEILVNNDIMEKYMEMDDATIFFNRISNGTICQHYYIDIVDDINKYCGRRWPRYRRVLKRDYFKHPWALISVLVAVTLLILAFLQTVFTIIK, encoded by the exons ATGGCAACACCAAAAGCTGAAGGAACTGAAGTTGTTAAGATTGACATTGATGCATTAGCAAGTGAAATGGATAAAATGGTGTTGGATAATTTTCCAATGCTACCAAAACATACAACTCCATGCATCTTTAGAGCTCCAAGCATAATGTCCACACATAATCCAGAAGCTTACACACCGAAAGGATTTTCAATTGGTCCTTTCCACTACAACGAACCTCATCTCCAAACCACCCAGAAAATCAAAATGAGATATATGGATGAACTCATCTCCTCATGCTTTCCAGATACAGATCGTAAGAGCAAATTGAAGGATCTCATAGCTGCAATTAGCGAGGTTAAAGATGAGGCTTGGCAGTGCTATGAAGGATCTTTCGATATGATAATAAGTATGGATGAATTTGTTAAACTTTTGGTACTTGATGGTTGTTTTCTCATTGAGTTTTTTCGCAAACACATGAATATGGAGCTTCAAAAATCAAATGATCCCATCTTCGAGGCTAATAATTATATGATGTCATTTCTCAACAATGACTTGATTTTGTTGGAAAACCAAATACCTTGGTTGGTGCTTGATTGTTTGTTTCAAAAAATTATGAGTCCAGAAGAAATAGTAGAGCTCCCTTTGATTACACTAGTCACTGATTTCTTCAGTGATTGGTGGTTCTCTACCCAAgtggaaaataattttgaagAGGTTCACAAATGTGAAAACAAACACATTCTTGATCTATTGAGAAACTCATTAATATTGCCTTCAACTATAGCAAAACAAAAACCAACACCAATAGTAAATTGGAAAATGATGACAGCTACAAGTTTACAAGAGGCTGGAATTAAGTTGAAGAAGGCTAAAAATGGTACTACTACTAGTATTTTagatattaaattcaagaatggTATCTTGGAAATACCCCAACTAAGTCTTCATGGTGTCACTGAGACTTTGTTTGAGAATCTAATATGCTTAGAACAATGTCTCTTACAATGA GTCATCACTTCTTACATGATATTTCTGAACCATCTCATTGATAGTGCCGAAGACATGGAAATATTAGTAAACAAtgatattatggaaaaatatATGGAAATGGATGATGCAACCATATTTTTCAACCGAATCTCTAATGGTACTATATGTCAACATTATTATATTGATATTGTTGatgatataaataaatattgtggACGTAGATGGCCGAGATATCGAAGAGTGCTTAAGCGTGACTACTTCAAACATCCATGGGCACTTATTTCTGTCTTAGTTGCTGTTACTCTTCTCATTCTTGCTTTCTTACAGACTGTATTTACTATTATAAAATAG
- the LOC115700924 gene encoding cysteine-rich receptor-like protein kinase 46: MAGLVRRPLLMLFLVMVWYVNVMVLLSKAEPLLELVTRVCREDRVDNNTVYAQNYDLILNRLAEGMSLKGYSFGEMGDPPNRVFVFSQCMGDLNNKECSMCFNEIKDILSGCFPSSGGRIFYNGCFIRAENYNFFNHTVEPDDLRRCSDGLDLREEYTEIGRKQIGNLVRVTMENNGFGAVYKKAGEVSFFAVAMCWRTLNSSLCEECIQNAADSCVACLPAAEGRVLNSGCTVRYADYDFGNKPDVRRAKEILLTYATYVLVGLAVSVFVVMVGVYAGKAAYKRKIRRLKKLAKGRRLDIVASKKGSKFLEFNHSTLEKATEGFNDAHKLGEGGFGEVFKGTLADGREIAIKRLFATGKSQAEEICNEIDIISSAQHKNLVRFLGCCFTDSNSFLVYEFLVNKSLDQFIFDSERSKELDWKKRLQIIIGSAEGLEYLHKGCQMRIIHRDIKASNILLDSKWKPKIADFGLARFSSSATSYVPGVTIAGTFGYLAPEYLAQGRLTEKVDVYSFGVLVLEIVSGVRNNKLRSHDTFETLVAHVWKHYQSNTVSEIIEKSLAEEDFEEVERVVQVGLLCTQEVPSLRPNMAMVIQMLKQNDSELPTPTKPPFIDENLELSSSFDSCRWQPSCISDLCSPIERDSNI, from the exons ATGGCAGGGTTGGTTAGGAGGCCATTATTGATGTTGTTTCTTGTAATGGTTTGGTATGTAAATGTAATGGTACTATTATCAAAAGCAGAACCTCTATTAGAGTTGGTGACACGTGTGTGCAGAGAGGATCGTGTGGATAACAATACTGTTTATGCTCAAAACTACGATCTGATATTGAATAGATTGGCAGAAGGTATGTCTCTTAAAGGTTATTCGTTTGGGGAAATGGGAGACCCACCTAATCGTGTGTTCGTCTTCTCTCAATGCATGGGTGATCTCAACAACAAGGAATGCAGCATGTGTTTTAATGAGATTAAGGATATCTTGTCTGGTTGCTTTCCTTCTTCTGGGGGTCGTATTTTTTATAATGGTTGCTTTATTAGAGCTGAGAATTATAACTTCTTTAATCACACAGTTGAGCCTGATGATTTAagg agaTGTAGTGATGGACTTGATCTGAGAGAGGAATACACGGAGATAGGAAGGAAACAAATTGGGAATTTGGTGAGGGTAACAATGGAGAATAATGGGTTTGGAGCAGTGTATAAGAAAGCTGGTGAAGTGTCTTTTTTTGCTGTTGCTATGTGTTGGAGGACTCTCAATAGTTCATTGTGCGAGGAATGCATACAAAATGCCGCAGATAGTTGCGTTGCATGCCTACCCGCTGCCGAGGGTCGTGTCCTTAATTCCGGATGCACTGTGCGTTATGCTGATTATGATTTTGGCAACAAGCCCGATGTCCGTAGAGCCAAAG AAATTCTATTGACGTACGCTACATATGTTCTTGTGGGGTTGGCAGTTAGTGTATTTGTGGTAATGGTTGGTGTGTATGCCGGTAAAGCTGCTTACAAACGAAAAATTCGCCGCTTGAAGAAATTAG CAAAAGGACGACGGCTGGACATAGTAGCATCAAAGAAAGGTTCAAAGTTTTTGGAGTTCAACCACTCAACACTTGAAAAGGCAACAGAAGGCTTTAATGATGCCCACAAGCTTGGTGAAGGAGGTTTTGGAGAAGTATTTAAG GGTACTCTTGCTGATGGTAGAGAAATTGCAATAAAACGTTTATTTGCAACTGGGAAAAGTCAAGCAGAGGAAATATGCAACGAAATTGATATAATAAGTAGTGCTCAACACAAAAACTTGGTTAGATTTCTTGGTTGCTGCTTTACTGATTCAAACAGCTTTCTTGTTTATGAATTCCTTGTCAACAAGAGCCTTGACCAATTCATATTTG ATTCTGAGAGGAGCAAAGAATTAGACTGGAAAAAGAGGCTTCAAATTATCATTGGATCAGCAGAGGGTTTAGAGTACCTCCACAAAGGTTGTCAAATGAGGATAATTCATAGAGATATTAAAGCTAGCAACATTTTATTAGATTCGAAATGGAAACCGAAAATTGCAGATTTCGGCTTAGCAAGATTTTCTTCATCAGCTACCAGTTATGTTCCTGGTGTTACTATTGCTGGAACATT TGGTTACTTAGCTCCTGAATACTTAGCACAAGGAAGATTAACTGAAAAGGTTGATGTTTATAGCTTTGGAGTTCTTGTGTTGGAGATAGTTAGTGGTGTGAGGAACAACAAATTGAGATCCCATGACACTTTTGAAACTCTAGTGGCTCAT GTATGGAAACACTACCAATCAAATACAGTGTCAGAGATCATAGAAAAAAGCTTAGCAGAAGAAGACTTTGAAGAAGTTGAAAGAGTTGTTCAAGTGGGATTATTGTGCACACAAGAAGTACCATCTTTACGTCCTAACATGGCAATGGTAATTCAAATGCTTAAACAAAATGATTCTGAATTGCCAACACCAACAAAGCCTCCTTTCATTGATGAAAATTTGGAGTTATCTTCTTCATTTGATTCTTGTCGATGGCAACCTTCTTGTATATCCGATTTATGTTCACCTATTGAGAGAGattcaaatatataa
- the LOC115700925 gene encoding histone H1: MTSEAVVDVVASVPEKATKASKPKKAVTVKKAKSTSSHPPFAAMISEAIVSLKERTGSSQHAITKFIEEKHKQLPDSFKRLVLSNLKKLVAAEKLVKVKGSFKLPSAKSASQKVSAPTKKPAAPKSKAAKPKSKAAATKPKAKAAAKPKAAVKAKVVAKPKAAAKPKPVKAGARSSTRKTPSKAAKPVAKTKKAVPVKKPKSVKKSPAKKAKK, translated from the exons ATGACTTCCGAAGCTGTTGTTGATGTCGTCGCGTCGGTACCGGAGAAGGCAACTAAAGCCTCGAAGCCTAAGAAAGCCGTGACGGTGAAGAAAGCCAAATCGACCAGTTCTCATCCTCCATTCGCTGCG ATGATTTCGGAAGCAATTGTGTCTCTAAAGGAAAGAACTGGTTCAAGCCAACACGCTATCACCAAATTCATCGAGGAGAAACACAAACAATTGCCTGATAGTTTCAAAAGGTTGGTTCTCTCAAACCTGAAAAAGCTTGTTGCCGCTGAAAAGCTCGTAAAGGTCAAGGGCTCCTTCAAGCTTCCATCGGCCAAATCCGCCTCTCAGAAAGTTTCTGCACCGACTAAGAAGCCCGCCGCTCCAAAATCAAAGGCCGCTAAGCCGAAGTCTAAAGCAGCTGCGACCAAGCCAAAGGCCAAAGCCGCTGCCAAGCCAAAAGCAGCTGTTAAAGCCAAGGTTGTCGCAAAACCAAAAGCCGCTGCGAAACCAAAGCCTGTCAAAGCCGGAGCCCGATCATCGACTAGAAAGACGCCGTCAAAGGCAGCCAAGCCGGTGGCGAAGACAAAGAAAGCCGTCCCTGTGAAGAAGCCAAAAAGCGTTAAGAAGTCACCGGCGAAGAAAGCTAAGAAGTGA
- the LOC115698802 gene encoding UPF0481 protein At3g47200: MKIEEYKTNTTTSTMENGEDHTIDIESMVSDLQRKLTGNNLVMSSSVTIFRIPTILARHNKTSYVPNAFAIGPFHHNDPLLQRTERIKQKYLLDLLSRLSHNNNNPISNTQAPFDPMWIRKLTKAVSDIQNEARGYYAGEIDMKANEFVDMLLLDGCFIIELFRKNSYHDLIDKDDPIFTMSCLIQFLHHDLILLENQIPWLVLNTLFELTKSQSTDKKSLGDLTLEFFPSLIKKKSLRLNLSDNKIPQTKHILDLLRNSLIYNSIIIAKGKSNEVHDWQHIRTATALRDSGIKFEANNSESILDISFIPKRGVISIPPLLIQETTETVFRNLISLEQCCPNYKPIITCYAVLLDNLIDSSADIQVLEKNKVIDNWLNVDDATKFFNRLYIDTYVKENYYYSLTSEVNEYCRQRRHKYRRILKRDYFKHPWALISVIAAFVALVLTFLQTFYAILDAYKGDN; encoded by the coding sequence ATGAAGATTGAAGAGTACAAAACCAACACAACAACATCAACAATGGAGAATGGAGAAGATCATACTATTGATATTGAATCAATGGTAAGTGACTTACAAAGAAAGTTGACTGGTAATAATCTTGTCATGTCATCTAGTGTCACCATCTTTAGAATCCCAACCATTCTTGCTAGGCATAACAAAACTTCTTATGTACCAAATGCCTTTGCCATTGGCCCATTCCACCATAACGATCCCCTTCTTCAACGCACAGAAAGGATCAAACAAAAATACTTGCTTGATCTTCTTTCTCGCctttcacataataataataaccccATTTCAAATACTCAAGCTCCTTTCGATCCAATGTGGATCAGAAAACTAACGAAAGCCGTTAGTGACATTCAAAACGAAGCACGCGGGTATTATGCTGGTGAAATCGACATGAAAGCAAATGAATTTGTTGACATGTTGCTTCTTGATGGTTGTTTCATCATAGAGTTGTTTCGTAAGAATTCATATCATGATCTCATTGATAAAGATGACCCAATATTCACCATGTCTTGCTTAATTCAATTTCTACACCATGATCTCATTTTGCTAGAAAACCAAATACCTTGGCTTGTTCTCAATACTCTGTTTGAGCTCACAAAATCACAATCCACAGATAAGAAAAGCCTTGGTGACTTGACCTTGGAGTTCTTTCCTAGCCTTATAAAAAAGAAATCCCTTCGCTTGAATCTTTCTGATAATAAAATACCACAAACAAAACACATTCTTGATCTGTTGAGGAACTCTTTGATTTACAATTCTATTATAATTGCAAAAGGAAAGAGTAACGAGGTTCATGATTGGCAGCATATACGTACAGCTACTGCTCTAAGAGACTCTGGCATCAAATTCGAGGCTAACAATTCGGAGTCAATATTGGACATTTCATTCATTCCAAAAAGAGGTGTCATATCAATTCCACCACTTCTTATTCAAGAAACCACAGAAACAGTGTTTCGAAACCTCATAAGTTTGGAGCAGTGTTGTCCCAATTACAAGCCCATAATCACATGTTATGCTGTTCTGTTGGATAATCTCATCGACAGTAGTGCTGATATTCAAGTACTTGAGAAGAATAAGGTAATTGATAACTGGTTGAATGTTGATGATGCTACCAAATTCTTCAATAGGCTCTACATTGATACTTATGTTAAGGAAAACTATTACTACAGTCTTACGAGTGAAGTGAATGAGTATTGTAGACAGCGTCGGCATAAGTATCGAAGGATACTTAAGCGTGACTATTTCAAACACCCTTGGGCACTTATTTCAGTCATTGCTGCCTTTGTTGCACTTGTTCTTACCTTCTTACAAACCTTCTATGCTATTCTAGATGCATATAAGGGAGATAATTGA